Proteins encoded by one window of Corynebacterium amycolatum:
- a CDS encoding DUF1648 domain-containing protein, translated as MPQIPRFDPWIVRGTIIAPCVLAIAQLLWVIAISERLPEQIATHWSGNDAPDGFMPPIQSTLITAIIVIACAQIGWLGAKTSTPLVVRKPIAITNLALCGFLIGVEFAIIIPQIGTTDPMTARIGWFYAIAGVVIGLAAALFVARRLKDYSSLTDATVTEPASPELPHREGDPTPIDVSVTISNGVKAALAVWCTVSIVLAIFLPILGIIFLLCTPLFLIAYETGMTLDTDPKTDSITIFNGCGPLKMKHRIELRTVKYAAPAKYNWADGGGIGLRLGNDGRITVAARSGEAVKIETSGSDYTIVVPDGMAATVAGEINSRIDAMR; from the coding sequence ATGCCGCAGATTCCACGCTTTGACCCCTGGATTGTTCGAGGAACAATCATCGCCCCGTGTGTACTGGCCATTGCACAGCTTCTGTGGGTGATTGCTATTTCCGAGCGACTACCGGAACAAATAGCAACGCATTGGAGCGGTAACGACGCTCCCGACGGTTTCATGCCGCCAATTCAAAGCACCTTGATTACGGCCATCATCGTCATCGCATGTGCACAGATCGGTTGGCTCGGTGCCAAGACCAGTACGCCGCTTGTCGTACGCAAGCCAATTGCAATAACCAATCTCGCCCTCTGCGGCTTCTTAATCGGTGTTGAATTCGCGATTATCATCCCGCAAATCGGCACGACGGACCCTATGACCGCCCGAATCGGCTGGTTTTATGCAATCGCCGGTGTCGTCATCGGTCTAGCAGCTGCCCTGTTCGTGGCGCGCCGCCTCAAGGACTACTCTTCGCTTACCGACGCCACGGTCACCGAACCTGCATCGCCAGAGTTGCCCCATCGAGAAGGAGACCCGACTCCCATCGATGTCAGCGTGACTATCTCTAATGGCGTCAAGGCTGCCCTCGCAGTCTGGTGCACAGTGTCTATAGTGCTCGCAATATTCCTTCCGATCCTTGGCATCATTTTTCTCCTGTGCACGCCGCTATTCCTCATTGCATATGAGACCGGCATGACACTAGATACCGACCCAAAGACAGATTCCATCACTATTTTTAACGGTTGCGGACCATTGAAGATGAAGCACCGCATCGAGCTTCGAACCGTTAAGTACGCGGCACCGGCGAAATATAACTGGGCCGACGGTGGCGGTATTGGGCTTCGACTTGGCAATGATGGCCGCATCACCGTGGCGGCACGGTCAGGCGAGGCAGTCAAGATTGAGACCTCAGGGTCCGATTACACCATCGTCGTACCGGATGGAATGGCTGCGACTGTCGCGGGAGAGATCAACAGCCGCATCGACGCTATGCGCTAA
- a CDS encoding phosphatase PAP2 family protein, which produces MARVRIARPRHVIGWLAVLGALAWFTQTQLAGSVDQSFAGWVSDLHGARNGRVDSLMLTLSEIIRPIYVAPVTLVAAALLWFRFRAWALLLPASFGSSIAVTYAMKWFLDRDRPGEEFSLVNLHDAAFPSAHVAAVTSSGMAAMQLAIPVLRRTARKLLDLAIVALIGAVALSRVWVGAHWLTDVIGGLIAGVIGLAVALLVLRRWPRARRYALL; this is translated from the coding sequence GTGGCACGTGTTCGAATTGCGCGACCCCGGCACGTCATTGGTTGGTTAGCTGTCCTAGGGGCACTGGCGTGGTTCACTCAAACGCAGCTGGCGGGGAGCGTAGATCAGTCGTTTGCAGGCTGGGTCAGTGACCTGCATGGGGCACGGAATGGCCGCGTCGATAGTTTGATGCTGACTTTGAGCGAGATTATCCGGCCGATTTACGTCGCGCCGGTCACGCTTGTTGCTGCGGCACTCCTGTGGTTCCGCTTCCGTGCGTGGGCGTTGCTACTGCCAGCGTCATTCGGTTCGTCGATTGCGGTGACTTATGCCATGAAGTGGTTTTTGGACCGCGACCGACCGGGCGAGGAGTTCTCGCTGGTCAACCTGCACGATGCAGCGTTTCCTTCTGCACATGTGGCAGCGGTTACCTCCAGCGGCATGGCCGCGATGCAGCTTGCCATCCCCGTATTGCGGCGCACAGCCCGCAAGCTGCTTGACCTGGCCATCGTCGCGCTTATCGGTGCCGTGGCACTATCACGCGTGTGGGTCGGGGCGCACTGGCTCACCGATGTTATCGGCGGACTTATCGCCGGAGTTATCGGCTTGGCAGTTGCGTTGTTGGTTCTTAGGAGATGGCCACGAGCACGGCGCTACGCGCTGCTTTAG
- the trmD gene encoding tRNA (guanosine(37)-N1)-methyltransferase TrmD has protein sequence MSLRLDVVTIFPEYLEPLRHALLGKAIEQGILSVGVHNLRDWAPGVHQAVDDSPYGGGPGMVMKPDVWGPALDEIATLKVEQSLTSAVPHSDNVRHDQKLGLAEESSYAAAEVPSLSEEDSAKPLLIVPTPAGEPFTQQMAQEFSHEEHIVFACGRYEGIDQRVIDDAANRYRVREVSIGDYVLIGGEVAVLVIAESVVRLIPGVLGNRKSHEEDSFSDGLLEGPSYTKPREWRGLEVPDVLLSGNHALVDRWRRDQSLIRTAERRPDLLADVDLSVRDQEIIQEVIGEVTEENC, from the coding sequence GTGAGCTTACGTCTCGATGTAGTCACAATCTTCCCGGAGTACCTCGAGCCACTGCGTCATGCGCTGCTGGGCAAGGCAATCGAACAGGGCATTTTGAGCGTCGGAGTGCACAACCTGCGCGACTGGGCGCCAGGTGTACACCAAGCCGTGGATGACTCGCCCTACGGCGGTGGCCCCGGCATGGTTATGAAGCCGGATGTCTGGGGTCCCGCCCTCGACGAGATCGCGACGCTGAAAGTGGAGCAGTCGTTGACATCCGCTGTGCCGCATTCGGACAATGTCCGCCATGATCAGAAACTGGGTCTGGCCGAGGAATCTTCCTATGCTGCAGCGGAAGTGCCGTCGTTAAGTGAAGAAGATTCAGCGAAGCCCCTGCTGATTGTCCCGACCCCGGCGGGCGAGCCGTTTACGCAGCAGATGGCGCAGGAGTTCTCACACGAGGAGCACATTGTGTTCGCGTGCGGGCGCTACGAGGGCATTGACCAGCGCGTTATTGATGATGCCGCTAATCGTTATCGCGTGCGTGAGGTCTCTATTGGGGACTATGTGCTGATCGGCGGGGAGGTGGCGGTGCTGGTGATTGCGGAGTCCGTCGTGCGGTTAATCCCAGGTGTGTTGGGCAACCGCAAGAGCCACGAGGAGGACTCTTTCTCTGACGGTCTGCTCGAAGGGCCGTCCTACACAAAGCCGCGCGAGTGGCGTGGACTAGAAGTGCCGGACGTTCTCCTCAGCGGCAATCACGCGCTGGTGGACCGTTGGCGGCGCGATCAGTCACTCATTCGTACGGCCGAACGTCGTCCGGATTTGCTTGCCGACGTCGACCTCAGCGTCCGTGACCAGGAAATAATTCAAGAGGTCATTGGGGAAGTAACCGAGGAGAACTGCTAG
- the rimM gene encoding ribosome maturation factor RimM (Essential for efficient processing of 16S rRNA), which translates to MVLIGRVIKPHGVRGEVVVDATTDDPEGRFAVGTTLLGVQAGREEQLTVKTARPHQGRLLVRFEEIPGRNEAERYRGMKFYAEPVFEDEGFYDFELEGLRVVRNGTDIGEVTSIVRAPAHRLLEVTLDGGGREVLIPLVEEIVPEVDLENSTVTITPPEGLLEL; encoded by the coding sequence ATGGTGCTTATTGGCCGAGTGATTAAGCCCCACGGTGTGCGCGGGGAAGTCGTCGTTGATGCAACAACGGATGACCCGGAAGGGCGTTTCGCAGTCGGAACCACGCTGTTGGGTGTACAGGCGGGCCGTGAAGAACAGCTGACTGTGAAAACGGCGCGTCCGCACCAGGGCCGTCTGCTGGTTCGCTTCGAGGAGATTCCGGGCCGCAATGAGGCCGAGCGTTATCGGGGCATGAAGTTTTATGCCGAACCCGTCTTCGAAGACGAGGGTTTTTATGACTTTGAACTCGAAGGCCTGCGCGTTGTCCGCAACGGCACCGATATCGGCGAGGTCACTTCTATCGTCCGTGCTCCCGCTCACCGTCTCCTTGAAGTCACGCTTGACGGAGGCGGCCGGGAGGTACTTATTCCTCTGGTAGAGGAAATCGTTCCGGAAGTAGACCTTGAGAACTCAACCGTCACCATCACGCCGCCGGAAGGACTGTTGGAGCTGTGA
- a CDS encoding DUF1877 family protein: MKQKLCAEYLRISDEEAARLVEVAAPAATSDGGTAGLVNDGAEKIILQHFVDVPDEDALDIDTDWESLLRTLTGNPIDGQALGDPLAEAILGADRVCRKPLSAVIRADRVGDVHQTLASIDLDARITDNGSLIDEATATQRYRELLAFYEETKAARSAVLVAIS; encoded by the coding sequence ATGAAGCAGAAACTCTGTGCCGAATACCTGCGCATTTCCGATGAGGAGGCAGCACGGTTAGTTGAGGTCGCAGCACCTGCGGCGACCAGCGACGGCGGCACGGCGGGGCTTGTTAACGACGGCGCGGAGAAGATTATCCTGCAGCACTTCGTCGACGTTCCGGACGAAGATGCCCTGGACATCGACACCGACTGGGAGTCCCTGCTTCGCACGTTGACCGGTAATCCCATCGACGGCCAGGCGCTCGGCGACCCGCTGGCGGAGGCCATCCTCGGCGCCGACCGCGTCTGCCGCAAGCCGCTGTCCGCGGTCATCCGCGCCGATCGCGTCGGCGACGTGCACCAGACGCTGGCAAGCATCGACTTAGACGCCCGTATCACGGACAATGGTTCGCTTATCGACGAAGCCACTGCGACGCAGCGCTACCGCGAACTCTTAGCTTTCTATGAGGAGACTAAAGCAGCGCGTAGCGCCGTGCTCGTGGCCATCTCCTAA
- a CDS encoding Tex family protein produces MISSVIARELAATGADIAESAVAAAIKLLDEGNTVPFIARYRKEVTGGLDDTQLRFIEERVVYLRELEERKQTILAAIEEQGKLNDDLKAAILACDTKARLEDLYLPYKKKRKTKADIAREAGYEPLVEELLADPAADPEALATKYGEAAGKDAKDALTGARAILVDRFATDADLVGSVREQVWSSGSAAAAVVEGKETEGAKYRDYFEHNEPLETMPSHRVLAVLRGEAEGILTLNIDAGEDETYEHMIREAFELPDGGASKWIDQAVRFGWRTKLEVSAALDARTRLKERAEAEAVDVFARNLRDLLLAAPAGQRATLGLDPGYRNGVKCAVVDSTGKVLDTAIVYPHQPRNDWSGAKEQLATVCATHRVELMAIGNGTASRETETLAREIADLIAQAGGKKPTPVVVSEAGASVYSASSLAAAEFPDMDVSLRGAVSIARRLQDPLAELVKIDPKSIGVGQYQHDVSQTKLEHSLDAVVEDAVNAVGVEVNTASAPLLGRVAGVSSTVADNIVAYRDENGAFTSRKELLKVPRLGPKAFEQCAGFLRIHGATNPLDASAVHPESYRVVDAIAASAGVSVQELIGNSRVLSKLRAEDFVDDSAGIGLPTVQDILAELDKPGRDPRPEFVTATFKEGVEKVSDLKPGMILEGTVTNVAAFGAFVDVGVHQDGLVHVSNMARGFVSDPHEVVRSGEVVKVKVLDVDVERNRIGLSLRLDDDTSDAKPKRGDGRREGHGDGRRGDGHGKGRKRGSQNKKQGGSMADALRRAGF; encoded by the coding sequence GTGATTTCATCAGTAATTGCCCGAGAACTCGCCGCCACTGGTGCGGACATTGCCGAAAGTGCCGTCGCCGCCGCTATCAAGCTTCTCGACGAAGGCAACACCGTGCCTTTCATCGCCCGCTATCGCAAAGAAGTAACCGGCGGGCTCGATGACACACAGCTGCGTTTCATCGAGGAACGCGTCGTCTACCTGCGCGAACTAGAAGAGCGCAAGCAGACGATTCTCGCCGCCATCGAAGAGCAGGGAAAGCTTAACGACGACCTCAAGGCCGCCATCCTCGCCTGCGACACCAAGGCACGGTTGGAGGATCTCTACCTGCCGTACAAGAAGAAGCGCAAGACCAAGGCCGATATTGCGCGTGAGGCCGGGTACGAACCGCTGGTGGAGGAGCTACTGGCCGACCCCGCCGCGGACCCTGAGGCTCTGGCCACTAAATATGGCGAGGCAGCTGGTAAGGATGCGAAGGACGCTCTGACCGGTGCCCGTGCCATTTTGGTCGATCGCTTCGCTACTGATGCTGATTTGGTGGGCTCTGTCCGTGAGCAGGTGTGGTCTTCCGGTTCCGCCGCCGCTGCCGTGGTGGAGGGCAAGGAGACTGAGGGCGCGAAGTACCGCGACTACTTCGAGCACAACGAACCGCTGGAGACCATGCCCAGCCACCGTGTGCTGGCCGTGCTGCGTGGAGAGGCCGAGGGCATCCTGACTCTCAACATCGATGCGGGTGAAGATGAGACCTACGAACACATGATTCGTGAGGCCTTTGAGCTTCCCGACGGCGGTGCCTCCAAGTGGATTGACCAGGCCGTTCGTTTCGGCTGGCGTACCAAGTTGGAGGTTTCCGCTGCCCTCGATGCCCGCACTCGACTGAAGGAGCGCGCCGAGGCTGAAGCTGTGGATGTCTTCGCCCGTAACCTGCGCGACCTGCTGCTGGCTGCCCCTGCTGGTCAGCGCGCCACTCTCGGCCTGGATCCGGGATACCGCAATGGTGTGAAGTGCGCCGTTGTCGACTCCACCGGCAAGGTGCTCGACACTGCCATCGTCTACCCGCACCAGCCGCGCAATGACTGGTCTGGCGCCAAGGAGCAGCTGGCCACTGTCTGCGCCACTCACCGCGTGGAGCTCATGGCCATCGGCAACGGCACCGCTTCCCGCGAGACCGAAACCCTGGCCCGGGAAATCGCCGACCTGATCGCTCAGGCCGGCGGCAAGAAGCCGACCCCAGTGGTGGTCTCTGAGGCCGGTGCTTCCGTGTACTCCGCATCGTCCCTGGCAGCAGCCGAGTTCCCGGACATGGATGTTTCGTTGCGCGGTGCCGTGTCGATTGCCCGCCGCCTGCAGGATCCGCTTGCCGAGCTCGTCAAAATCGATCCGAAGTCCATCGGTGTCGGTCAGTACCAGCACGACGTTTCCCAGACCAAGCTCGAGCACTCTCTCGATGCCGTGGTTGAAGATGCCGTGAATGCTGTCGGCGTGGAGGTCAATACCGCCTCCGCGCCGCTCCTCGGTCGCGTTGCTGGCGTGTCCTCGACCGTTGCGGACAATATCGTCGCATACCGAGACGAAAACGGCGCCTTTACCTCCCGAAAGGAACTGTTGAAGGTTCCGCGTCTCGGCCCCAAGGCCTTCGAACAATGCGCCGGCTTCCTGCGCATTCACGGCGCTACCAACCCGCTGGATGCCTCTGCAGTTCACCCCGAGTCCTACCGCGTCGTCGACGCTATCGCAGCGTCGGCTGGCGTCAGCGTCCAGGAGCTCATCGGCAACTCCCGCGTCCTGTCCAAGCTGCGTGCCGAAGACTTCGTCGACGACTCCGCCGGCATCGGTCTGCCCACCGTCCAGGACATCTTGGCTGAGTTGGACAAGCCTGGCCGCGATCCACGTCCCGAGTTTGTCACCGCCACCTTTAAGGAGGGCGTGGAGAAGGTCTCCGACCTTAAGCCCGGCATGATCCTCGAGGGCACGGTCACCAACGTCGCGGCCTTCGGCGCCTTCGTCGACGTCGGAGTCCATCAGGACGGCCTCGTTCACGTCTCCAACATGGCGCGCGGTTTCGTCTCCGACCCACATGAGGTCGTCCGCTCGGGCGAGGTGGTCAAAGTGAAGGTTCTCGACGTTGACGTTGAACGCAACCGTATCGGTCTATCGCTCAGGCTTGACGACGACACCTCGGATGCCAAGCCAAAGCGTGGCGACGGTCGCCGTGAAGGTCATGGAGATGGTCGTCGTGGTGATGGTCACGGTAAGGGGCGCAAGCGCGGTTCCCAGAACAAGAAGCAGGGCGGTTCCATGGCTGACGCGCTGCGCAGGGCAGGCTTTTAG